A window of Haloarcula sp. H-GB4 contains these coding sequences:
- a CDS encoding AAA family ATPase, which produces MILAVTGGKGGVGKSTIAYNLAAELDAFERTDSSDSRPTANTGSVVVDGDLGMADLPSSHGPDLHDVLADRADPHEAVREGGPVTLAPCGRTLAGARSADLRALTDVLDALERTYRWVIVDSPAGMHADVGLPLAAADAAVLVTTPEDAALADALRVRALARELDAGLCRVALNRAGPDPATGAVADRFGAPAVAIPKSDPLATAQAHGRPLRDTAPDTSARRSLQSLADAVYSCSSV; this is translated from the coding sequence ATGATTCTGGCAGTCACCGGCGGTAAAGGCGGTGTCGGCAAGTCGACTATCGCGTACAACCTCGCAGCGGAACTTGACGCGTTCGAACGGACTGACAGCAGCGACTCGCGCCCGACTGCGAACACTGGGAGCGTCGTCGTCGACGGCGACCTCGGGATGGCGGACCTCCCGTCCAGTCATGGCCCCGACCTGCACGACGTTCTTGCCGACCGCGCTGACCCGCACGAAGCTGTCCGGGAGGGTGGTCCCGTGACTCTCGCCCCCTGCGGACGAACGCTGGCCGGTGCTCGCAGTGCCGACTTGCGAGCGCTCACAGATGTACTCGACGCGCTGGAACGGACTTATCGCTGGGTCATTGTCGACTCGCCTGCTGGGATGCACGCCGACGTGGGACTGCCCCTTGCAGCAGCCGACGCCGCGGTACTCGTCACGACGCCGGAAGACGCGGCCCTCGCTGACGCGCTCCGGGTCAGGGCGCTGGCTCGCGAACTTGACGCCGGGCTCTGTCGGGTTGCCCTCAACCGCGCCGGTCCAGATCCCGCGACTGGGGCTGTCGCGGACCGGTTCGGTGCGCCAGCTGTCGCTATCCCGAAAAGTGACCCGCTAGCCACGGCACAGGCACATGGACGACCGCTTCGAGACACAGCGCCGGACACGTCGGCTCGGCGCTCGCTCCAATCGCTCGCCGACGCCGTCTATTCCTGTAGCTCGGTGTAG
- a CDS encoding transcription initiation factor IIB family protein → MSTTVTQCPECNGSVKQQGVESVCGSCGLVVGEDAIDPGPEWRSFDDDDTDRARTGAPLTRSRHDRGLSTKIGRSTRLKGRKRRQFARLRREHNRAQISSKRERNKVYAFTEIRRIISSMGLSDAIRDRACVLFESAQNEDLLQGRTLEGFAAAAIYATCRTESVARTVDELCTVAKATQAELRAAYDALNRELGLPTGPIDPREYVPRFATTLDLPTAVRQRAEGLVDEAQDRGLVSGRNPAGVAAACLYTAAQEQGVALTQAEAAETADVTPVTLRGTYTELQE, encoded by the coding sequence ATGAGTACGACGGTAACGCAATGTCCGGAGTGTAACGGGTCGGTCAAACAGCAGGGCGTCGAATCGGTCTGTGGCAGCTGCGGGCTGGTCGTCGGCGAGGACGCCATCGACCCCGGTCCGGAGTGGCGGTCATTCGACGATGACGACACTGACCGGGCACGCACGGGTGCGCCGCTGACGCGGTCACGCCATGACCGCGGCCTCTCGACGAAAATCGGCCGGTCGACACGGCTGAAAGGGCGTAAGCGGCGTCAGTTCGCCCGCCTCCGCCGCGAGCATAACCGCGCCCAGATCAGCTCGAAACGCGAGCGAAACAAGGTGTACGCCTTCACCGAGATCCGGCGTATCATCAGCTCGATGGGGCTCTCAGACGCGATCCGGGACCGGGCCTGTGTGCTGTTCGAATCCGCACAGAACGAGGATCTGCTGCAGGGACGAACGCTGGAAGGGTTCGCGGCCGCGGCCATCTACGCCACCTGCCGGACCGAAAGCGTTGCCCGGACCGTCGACGAACTCTGTACCGTCGCCAAGGCGACACAGGCTGAGCTCCGCGCGGCCTACGACGCTCTGAACAGGGAGCTCGGGCTACCGACTGGTCCGATTGACCCCCGCGAGTACGTCCCTCGGTTCGCAACGACGCTGGACTTGCCGACGGCAGTCCGGCAGCGTGCGGAAGGGCTCGTCGATGAGGCACAAGACCGTGGGCTGGTCAGCGGGCGCAATCCGGCCGGCGTCGCGGCAGCGTGTCTCTACACCGCGGCGCAAGAGCAGGGTGTGGCGCTCACACAGGCCGAAGCGGCAGAAACGGCGGACGTGACGCCGGTCACGCTTCGCGGAACCTACACCGAGCTACAGGAATAG